The following proteins are encoded in a genomic region of Catharus ustulatus isolate bCatUst1 chromosome 4, bCatUst1.pri.v2, whole genome shotgun sequence:
- the LOC116995620 gene encoding inositol 1,4,5-trisphosphate receptor-interacting protein-like 1 gives MDSWVLWFLLLQGVLQYPQPVGDGFDEVTRLRMEARAKIQEEAKMRLEQELEQLVLTQGVWGWEDLLCSALQPWQLWAIAGLLLVPLTLWNMWRKRSMRREVPQEENNGGNEEDVRNVGENEGGAGNEDIDVGNAGEEGDEDNVVHGEEDMNDDVNAQEGNNAAANEDGDSGNESDEDDLADNIGRMVMERIQWPVQDLPRGCLTTSHLMESFAIYFRRVLSDSFYPVLQEAIGVGSEFEGWSPREQDVVYQVLVPMTPPRGHSFHLELDTAGQRQVRNFRVRVQQECTCGSAQQGKNMLCFLHHPEEELSRNQDPSLLDTLCTDSYLDVHKTSRWFYQLVRAVWPALHQSHNWHLVPLPSRRSCQFKVTDGRGSIRIEMLFGVRQGDSDIFVSSEPREAYTSSTIWPESYAVAEVKFFHYIAFRAPHDSLHLKCLQFFTRLQLGLGFSTYTIKTIVMHLLSVVPVSKWRRRHFVRRLLDISEGLRACVQARRLNHFILGNRRLPEVINLPAEILTASLCNLFHDLERDPVAYSQAMSQYTDLYWWLKRIINNEE, from the coding sequence ATGGATTCCTGGGTCCTGTGGTTCTTGCTCTTGCAAGGTGTTCTCCAGTACCCACAGCCTGTGGGTGATGGTTTTGATGAGGTTACTCGTCTGCGAATGGAAGCGCGTGCCAAGATCCAGGAAGAGGCGAAGATGCGGCTGGAGCAGGAGTTGGAGCAGCTGGTCCTGACACAGGGTGTCTGGGGCTGGGAagacctgctctgctctgccttacagccctggcagctctgggctaTTGCTGGGCTCCTGCTTGTACCCTTGACCCTGTGGAATATGTGGAGGAAAAGGAGCatgaggagagaggttcctcAAGAAGAAAACAACGGTGGAAATGAAGAGGATGTCAGAAATGTGGGTGAAAACGAAGGAGGTGCTGGAAATGAAGACATCGatgtgggaaatgcaggagaAGAGGGAGATGAAGACAATGTTGTGCATGGGGAGGAAGACATGAATGATGATGTCAATGCCCAGGAAGGCAACAATGCTGCTGCAAACGAAGATGGTGATTCTGGAAATGAATCTGATGAGGATGATCTTGCCGATAACATTGGAAGAATGGTAATGGAACGCATCCAGTGGCCTGTGCAGGACCTGCCGAGAGGATGCCTCACGACAAGTCACCTCATGGAAAGTTTTGCAATTTACTTTCGGCGCGTCTTGTCCGACAGCTTCTACCCAGTCCTGCAAGAAGCCATTGGGGTGGGCAGTGAATTTGAAGGTTGGAGTCCCCGTGAGCAGGATGTTGTGTACCAGGTGCTGGTACCCATGACTCCTCCCCGAGGGCACAgcttccacctggagctggacactgcagggcagaGGCAAGTGCGGAATTTCCGGGTGCGCGTGCAGCAGGAGTGCACCTGCGGCAGTGCACAGCAGGGTAAGAAcatgctgtgcttcctgcaccaccccgaggaggagctgagcaggaatcAGGATCCCAGCCTCCTTGACACGCTCTGCACGGACTCCTACCTAGACGTGCACAAAACTAGCCGCTGGTTCTACCAGCTGGTGAGGGCAGTCTGGCCGGCTTTGCACCAGTCCCACAACTGGCATTTAGTGCCGCTGCCCTCCAGGCGCTCCTGCCAATTCAAGGTGACCGACGGCAGAGGAAGCATCCGCATTGAGATGCTCTTTGGGGTGCGGCAGGGAGACTCAGACATATTTGTAAGCAGTGAGCCCAGAGAAGCCTACACCTCAAGCACCATCTGGCCAGAGAGCTACGCCGTGGCAGAGGTTAAATTCTTTCACTACATCGCCTTCCGGGCCCCACATGACAGCCTGCACCTGAAATGCCTGCAGTTCTTCACCCGTCTGCAGCTGGGCTTAGGCTTCTCCACATACACCATCAAGACCATTGTCATGCACCTCCTGAGCGTTGTTCCTGTGTCCAAGTGGCGCAGGAGACATTTTGTGAGGCGACTGCTGGACATCAGCGAGGGCCTTCGTGCATGTGTGCAAGCGAGACGCCTCAACCACTTCATTTTGGGCAACCGGAGGCTTCCTGAGGTGATCAATTTGCCTGCAGAGATCCTAACGGCCAGCTTGTGCAACCTCTTCCATGACCTGGAGAGGGATCCCGTTGCCTACTCCCAGGCTATGAGTCAGTACACGGATCTGTACTGGTGGCTCAAACGGATCATTAACAATGAAGAGTGA